The genomic region GCTTCGTTTTTCTCCTGAGTCGCTGGAGTTTCGGGACGACGTGCGTAACCGGCTGACGCAGCGGATGCGGGAGCTCGCTGTTGAGCGTGTGCTTGCCCAGCACCGAGAGCGCATCATGGAAGACGATTTCAAAGCGGTGCTTCCCCAAGCTGTCCGGGAGATCCTGGCTGAGTTTGGCTTTTCCGTCACGATTGGCGGCTGAGGAATGGCCAAGCTCCCGCAGATCAAGTACGACACCAGCCTCAAGGGCGGTGAGCGCGAAGAGGCGCTTCTCACGGAACTTGACAATCTTCTGCACCTTGAGGCGGTCGCCTGGTCGAGGCGGCGCCGCTCGCAAACCGTTGACGAGTCCGATTTCGAACATGGGTTTCGCGAGTTGGTCGGCGGGCGCAAGGTCGATTTTGCGCGGCAGCTCATCAGCGCAGTGCTCTACGTCCTCTCCGGCGGTGGCGCGTCGTGGGCGGTGAACGCCTACACCAGCAGTGAGGTTCCAAACTCACAGGGGCATTGGGCGGCCGTGACGATGTTGGCGTGCGGCGGTCTGGCGGCATTCGTGCAGCACTGGCGCGGCTGGAATTAGCGCCGCATTGGGGCCTGTCGCTCGGCGGTGAGAGCAGGGGACCGCAATGACCGGCCTCGATTTTTGCCAGGCGGCCTCCGGTCGGTTATGTTCAGGGGCGATGAGCGATGTCACCCGCATCCTATCGGCTATCGAGCAAGGCGATCCGCACGCCGCGGAGCAGCTCTTGCCGTTGGTCTACGACGAATTGCGAAAGCTGGCGACGCAAAAACTCGTGCAAGAGAAGCCTGGGCAAACCTTGCAGGCCACGGCCCTGGTCCACGAGGCGTATCTGCGGTTGGTCGACGTCGGCAAGGCCCAGCATTGGAACAGCCGCGGACACTTCTTTGCCGCCGCGGCCGAGGCCATGCGGCGGATTCTGGTCGATCAGGCACGCAAGAAAAAAAGCCGTAAGCACGGGGGCGGGCTGGAACGCCTTCCTCTCGAGGAGGCCGAGATCGCCTGCCCGGAGCCGGCCGTCGATCTGCTCGCCGTGAATGATGCCCTCGAAAAGTTCGAGCGTCTGGACAAGGCGGGCGCCGATCTGGTGAAGCTGCGCTATTACGCCGGCCTCACGCTCCCCCAGGCGGCCGACGCGCTGGGCATTTCTTCCTCAACTGCCGATCGGCTATGGGCTTACGCCCGCGCCTGGCTCCATGCGGAGCTAAGAGAAGACGACCCGGAACGAGCGTGCTGAAAAAATCCTCTGAAATTTTCTGTTTTGTGGGGTGATGCGCTGCTGGATTCCGCACTGTGTTATAGAAGGAATTCGTCATGCTCGATTACGACAACGATGAGAAAGCCATTTTTCTCGCTGCCCTGGAGCAATCCACGGCGTGTGAGCGCGAGGCGTACCTCCGCAGCGCCTGCGGTGACGACCCCGAACTCTTGAAACGGGTAAAAGTGCTCCTGTCGGTCCATGAGCAATCGCACGGCCCCTTGGACGCGCCTTCGCCCGGAGTTGGCGTTGCGCCTACCCTCGAGCGGCCCATCGCCGAGCGGCCGGGCACGGTGATCGGGCCGTACAAGCTGCTGGAGCAGATCGGCGAGGGGGGTTTTGGCGTGGTGTTCATGGCCGAGCAGCAGCAGCCGGTGCGACGCAAGGTGGCGCTGAAGGTGCTCAAGCCGGGCATGGACACGCGGCAGGTGGTTGCCCGATTCGAGGCCGAGCGGCAGGCCCTGGCCCTGATGGACCACCCGAATATCGCCCACATCTTCGACGGCGGCACCGTAGGTCAGGCTTTCCAGCCTGACAGCGACCCGGCTCGTCAGG from Pirellulales bacterium harbors:
- a CDS encoding ECF-type sigma factor, whose amino-acid sequence is MSDVTRILSAIEQGDPHAAEQLLPLVYDELRKLATQKLVQEKPGQTLQATALVHEAYLRLVDVGKAQHWNSRGHFFAAAAEAMRRILVDQARKKKSRKHGGGLERLPLEEAEIACPEPAVDLLAVNDALEKFERLDKAGADLVKLRYYAGLTLPQAADALGISSSTADRLWAYARAWLHAELREDDPERAC